The Struthio camelus isolate bStrCam1 chromosome W, bStrCam1.hap1, whole genome shotgun sequence sequence TCAAACGCGTCGGGCATTCTGCTCCAGGATTCATCCCCAGAGCCCAGTGCTTCTTTGCCAAGACCTACTCCGAGATCTGCAAGGAGGCCAGGAGCGACTTTGCCaagcagaggctgagagctgcCGGCAAGGAGCAAGCCTGGCTGAAGACACGGACGCTGCTGCAGGACCCCACGCAGGAGAGCAATGTGAGACGGGCTGGGGTGAGTGGGCATCTCACCATTGGTCCAGGGCTGTTCCCCGCCTTGCTCTGTGCCCAGGGCACACAGCACATCGCAGCCACAACGAGGGGAGGGCACacgagctggggtcagcagccaacacccatccctccctccatcgcCACCTGTGTCCCACAGCATCTGCCTTTCTGCCACTGGGTCCCAGCTGAGGGGTGCTGAGGGATGCAGAGCTCCTTGTAACAGCACCTGGCTGAGCCATCCTTCCCAGATCAGGGCCTGCTCCAGGGCATGGCAGCACCAGGGAATCCTTGCCCAGCCGAGCCTGCTGCTAGTGGTACTCACAGCTCCATGTCCCCTTCAGGATCTCACAGCTGACCCCCTAGGGCCAGGCTGCCACCAGGGCCACCCAGCCGCAGCAGCAGCATTGGCAGCCTCTGCCCCATATGCATTGCTGCACACCTTCCAGCCACAGTGCTCCCCCTACTCCATGGAGGATGATGACCcccagaaatatttcatttcaggtaAGATTgcaaggagcagggcagggctgggctcccAGGGGGATGGTAAGGGGATACTGCCCTGATAGGGTATTTCCTCAAAGGGGATGCAGAGAGCCTAAGAGCGCCAATTTGGAAGGGGGTGGTGGGCATGGGAGAAGTCCAGCAGGGACTCCCAGGTGCCCCCCTGGGTGATTTGGGGGCACTAGGCCTTCTGAGGGCTGCTCACAGCCAGTGCCGGTCTTGTTACAGGGTATCTCTTGTGACCTATGCAGGCTTCACGGGCTTTGTGCCTCGTGCCCGGTTCCTGATTGGGACAGGCTACCCGATAACCACCAACCGGGCCCTGGTTGAGTTTAGTCAGATGGCCCTGAAGAAAGGAGACAGGAGTGAGACCAAGGAAGGCAGCACTATCCTCCCACCTCTGGGAAAGACTTACCCAAGGGAGACGGGCCTGCCACCTCACTACACGGGCTACGTCCCAGGTAAGCGTCCAGCAGCAAGCAGCCACGGCCACACACCTTCCCTCTGGAGAAATCAGCTTTCACCCCCAGTGTGCTCCTCTACATCTAGCAAGAGTGTCTTGGCACGGAAGGACGCAAGGGCCGGAAACCCATAGCTGCGACCCCAAATCcagcctctcatgtcctcatcgTTCAGCTACGGCCAGCCTCATCCAGGGCAGCCTCGCAGCAAGCATCCCCTCGTTGTAAGCATGGGCAAAGCTGGCATGAGAGCCTCTTGGTGTCTGTGCCAAGAGCACACAGGGTGCTGGAaatcccctctcctgctgcaagTCTGACTCAACACTCCTGTTTGGGCGCACAGAGTTCCCTTCCCCGTTTCGGCCGGCTTGCACAAATGGGAAGAGCAGTCTGGCCCGGTGCCATTTGTAAGCGGGTCTGTCTACAGCACCATGTGCAAGCTGTGGCCATGTTGTGACTCCCTAGGTTGGGATAAGGGGCCGTGCTGCTTCATTTCTGGACTTTGAACCTGTTTGGCTCACTTCACCACTGCAAACTGTAGCCTCACACTCCAACGTGATACCCTCATAAAAAAAGCTGGAGCCTCAACCAGAGCTTTTATCTTCTCCCTGGAGCTACCTGGGTGTAAGAGAAAGGGATGGATGGGCTCGCAGAGGTCGTTGCTGCAGAACCTGGGAATCCTGTGCTGTGGCTGGTCTAAGTTTAAATGCCCCAGATCCCTTCTGTGTGAGGTGACCCATAGCCAGCAAGTCTCACAGCCCGGTTGTCCCAGGCTCTGGCTCTTAGCCCCATGACCTGTGCTCAGCCCATTATTCTCATTTCCTCCTTCCCACACTACTCAGGACTTTCTCCTTGCTGTCCACAGGTTACAAGTTCCAGTTTGGCCACACTTATGGCCACCTTACTAACAACGCCCTGAGCGTGAGCACCGTCAAGAAGCAGATGCCAGACTAAGAATACTGGTCAGGCATGGTGTGAACTCCTCTCTGAAACCTACTTGGGCTCCCCCCAAGCATGCATAAGGAATAAAGACAAGCAACCCCAAACGATGCTGCCTGCCAGTGTGATGCAAGGTGGAAGGGGATTTGCAGCTCTTCTTGCTTACCTAGGGCTGCATCCTGGTGTAGTTATGCCCCATCTTGCCGCAGGAACCTCCCTTGAGGGGATACTGCATCCTCCAGGGTGGGTCAccccagccctgctgagctgcctaGCTGAGACGTACCACCATCAGATGATGTGACATAGCCCAGCAAGTCAAAGCAATTCATTTTCAGGACGAACAAGAGATCCCAGACGGTGACAGGTCTATGGCAAGACCAGGAGCAGTACCCCTTATGGTTAGTTTCTTCCTCCCAGGCCTGAAAGCTGACAGGGTCTCCAAATCTGTACAGCACTGCTGGCCTAGCACTGCCAGAGCCGGAAGCAGGCAAAAAACACACAGGCTTACCCAGGggagcacagaaaagaaagaccCAGGCACGGGCAGCCACATCCAGCCAGGGTCTGTGAATACATCGTACGGGTGAGGAAAGGACTTCTGGTCCTGCACTTCAACTGGATGATATGGGGACTGGATCTGCTACTCTGGGCCAAACGGGGACTAACCTCTCTCTTCTCGAATGGTCTGTGATAAGCCAAGGGTAGCTGAGGGCAATCTGTCTCTCTCTGAAGGTCTGGTGTTGGCTGTGGTTGGAGGAAGGATGAAGCCTGCAATGCGGTGACCCAGCACAGGTACCCCTTGGGCCCTCCCCAGGGACAGGCTGAAGTCACAAGGCCGCATACCAGCAGGGAGCTCAATCAGCACCTTTTTTATTAATATGCatcataaataaagaaataaataaaggcaagACACCTCGTTCTAACTGGGGAATACAAATTAAATATGGTGCAATGTCCGCTAAGCGATGTACAAGCAGGAGGTAACCTTGCAAAACCAGGGCCCCTTGCCATGGGGAAGCCAGCCCAGGCATGACACCGTGAGCAGCATCAACCTGGCCAAGGCACCAAATACTGGCACGGTCTTTCATTAACACTGTTCCCCACCGGTGGGCGGCATGAACATGAAAGGAAGGGGTTGACTGGCATTGGCTCTGCCAAggaccccaggacccccagcagcCCCTTGTGCTTGTGCACAATTATGGGCCCACTCGCTCCCCCCACCACAGCACTGCTCAGCAAGACCAGAAACATCATCCCTCCCACCctgtctcccctgctccctcTGGGAGCACCCTCCCGCTCTACCTACTGGGAGCACTGCCCCCTTCTCCAAAGAGCATCCCTATCCCACTCGGGGACCTTGTCCTCACTCCCTCCCGTCCTAGCCTCCCTCTCTCCACCGAGCGTCACAGGGCAACCTAGGCACTGGCTCCCTCATCAGTATGGAGGGAATGAGGGACATCCATCTCTGCCCAGGTACCACTATCCATTCTGGATCTACGCAATACGGAACATTCACACGCCTTCCTCACAACCCCCCACACCCCCTTgtcctgcacacacacataccgtttcccctctcccctggccatggccaggcacagCACAAGGCCCTGCAGTGTGGCAGTGCCAGGCCATGGGCTGGACTGCCCTCTCAGGGAGGCACTTGGCCATGCCCGACCTGTGTGACACAAGCTCTTGGTGCGGTACAATACACAACGCACCATTATTATAGGTTAGGACAGGGCTGTTCTAGATGGGGGAGCCTACCTTCTGGTCCCCCTCAAGCCACAACACAACCTGTCAGCATGGGAGAGCCTTGCAGAGATTTTGCTAATGCACAGTGCTCCCACCCCTGTAGCTGATGACTCCAGCAATACTGAAGGCTgcaggctgcgctgccattcctGGGAAGGGGACAGCCAACGTCCTGCACCCTTCAGCATGGCATtgagctgggcagaggggcagcGCCTGCTCTGGCAGGGACTGCTTGAATTCCTGCTATGTACGAGTTCACGGCCTACAGGTGCTGGAGATGGCGTGAGGTGTAGGGGGCTCAGGCAGTTCCTGGCGCGGCTGCATGCACGGCGATGCCTGGCAACACAaggtgcagctggcaggaggccCCTTCGGCTGAGTCGGCCTTTGGCAGCTGCACGAGGAGGAGCGAGAAGGAGCAGAACCTATGGTTACTGTATCCTGTAATGGCAAAAAAGGTAAGAAACTAGCAAGAAGCTGTGTCTGTTCCTCTGGAAGGGTGGGTGGGCTTCCTCCAGAGGAGCCTCAGCAGCTCACGGTACTGTGCTCAGCCTCCCAGCCGTGTCAATAGTCCTCGTCCTCTGGGTGGGTGACGTACATGATGGGCACCAGTCCCCTCTCGGAGCCGAAGCTGCACTGCAGCCAGTCACCGTCCACCTTGGAAATGACCTGCAGGATGTCCCCTTTGTTGAAGCTCAGCTGTCCTGCCTCAGTGGCAATGTGATGGCAAAGAGCTTTCACTTGGctgcaggcagagggagggaagaaagggttaGCCTGCCACAGGACACTCACCCCACTGCAGCCTAGGGACCACTGTAGTCACAGAGGAGCAAGTAGAGCAATTTCGCCTCCCCAGTCAGACTCCCCATGGCTGCTTTGTGACAGGGCCCTACGAATGCCTTCCCCAGCTCCCCCTCATCTGCAGATTGCCGAGTTGGGGTGGACAGAGCGCAAACTGCTTTACTGCCCTAAACTGCCACTGGCCCACGAGTGCAAAAGGGACCAGACAAACCTTAACAGGCAAAGCAGCATCAACCCCACCAGCCCACCACATCCCTGGCACCTGCAGGATGGCCACATGGCACGGCTCACCAGGGAGGGTTGGGAGACAGCCCCCGAGCCAGCCGCTGCTCAGGTGACACTTCAGGCGGCTCCATCCGTGGGGGCTCTGGCTCAGGGGCTGCTTCTCGCCACATGCTTGCCCCAACCGTCTGGGCCACCAGCTGGAACACAGACTTGTCCAAGCTCAGCCAGCCAGAGGGCAACCTGTGAGAGGGAGACAGAAGCAGGCAGTGGCAGGGAACTGTACCTGGAGGCAAGGAGCAGCTGCTCCACGGCAAGTTCATGCCCTGTAAGTCCGACTGTGTTCACAACATGCACCGCAGTCCCCAAGACGTATCCTGCGGGGCGAGCTCAGCTACCTCCAGACACAACATGGCCTGCTCTGAGAACATTTCTAGTGGCCACAGAAGCAAGCAGGGTGCAGATGGAGAAACAAAGCTAGGAGGATCCAGCTACACCGGGCAACTTCATGCCTCCTCCTCACCCGTTGTGAGCAACGGGGATGccttcatgttcttctctcaCCTAGTGTGTGCTTTTGAGAGGGATGAGGGGAATGGAGCAGCAGGGGCCACACTAAAGGCCTCTCCCCATCTTCCCCCAGAGAGGGGCTTAGGAATCTAGGCAGTAGCCCAGCTCAGGCAGAAGAGGAGAGTCAGCAAGAGGGATAGATGAAGGGTGAGAGCAGCGGGGAACAGTGGTATGGGTGGAATTAAGGCAGGCAGGCTGGCAGGGCTGATGTACCATTGTAGTGTAGCACAGGACTAGGCTGTTGGCCTGACTCCCACCTGCACTGCAGCAATCCCAGGTTAACTAGCCCTCCCCAACCCTAAGCCTTCCATGTCCCTACCTGTTGGGCTGTCTGGGCTCCTTTTGCACCTTCCTGGACCCAAACAAGTGTCCCCACTTAATGGGCTGGCTGCCCTCTGGTGCACTGGTGCTGCTCTCCTCttggggggctgctgctgctcccagtcttTGCTGAGTCCCGGTCTCCTTCTCCTTGCTGTGCTTCAGCTCTGTAAGCACTGAATCTGGGGGGCTACCCATCCAGAAGGGCCAGTTTCGTTCCTTGGCCTCTTCGCTGGCTGGTGCTTGCTGCGGCTTTTCTGGGGGCTTTGCCACAGCCTCGGGGCTTGGCCTGCTGGCAGCCTTGGGCCTCTCCTCCAAGGTGCCCTCAGCAACTGGGCAGGACTCTGCACCCTCTACCACCCCTTCACGGGGAGGCGGTGCCTTGTGGGTCTCAGCtgaactgggcacagcactcaaagccttcttcttcttttcatagCGGATGAACTTCGAGCCTTCGGCTGAGCCCTCAATGTAAATCTGGGAGCTCTGCATAAGTTGGTACCACCAGCCTGCCTGCttgtctttcttcccctcccatgTGCTGTCTcgcaccttcctcctctcttcctccctgtcgACGTCTCCACAGGAAGCCCCCACCCCCTTGACTCTCTCGCTTGCAATTTGGtcggggctgtggcctggtgacACGTCACCATCTCTGGCACTTGCTTTACATGACTCAGGGGCAGTGCTGCAGCCATCAGGATCCTCACTGCTGCCTCGTGTTCGCATCAGCTGCAGGGTGGAATgtgcagaaagcagcaggtcTTGTTTCACACGCAGCAGCtccttttgctgttgctgctcttTGCCCATCTGCATCAGGTGGTGTTCAAAAAGGAGGTCTAGGTtgaagggcagcagggagagaggctgGAGCAGTAGCAGAAGCTCCTCAAAAAGGGGCTGGCACACACTGTGAGACAGGCACAGGAAGCCCACCGGCTGGTAGTGTGCCAGGATGATATCTACAGGGCAGGAGACAGCGATTAGATCAGAGGCCCTTGCCACCTTTGCCCACTGCCAGGCCACCAAGAAGCTACTGAAGCTATGGAGAAAGGAGTCTGAACACTAGTTTCTGGTAACAACCGCGGCTGCAGCATGAGGTTCAGCACTGTGCCAGTAGTCAGGGAGCACCAGACATTCTGTGAGCAAACTGGCCCAGATGTTGCTTCTAGTCCTGCTTGCAGCCTGAACTTTGTTCTGTCAGATTATCCACCAGGAGACCCTCTATCACAAATGCCATGGGCATAGGGTGTGAATAAAGAGCATCAAAGATGGCTGACACATGTTAACATTCTCTTCTTCCACCTCCCAGATACAAACAGGGAGCTGCAGAACTGAGCCAATACCAGTCCCCCACACAGAGAGTGTGTCAGGAACAGCTGAATAAATTCTTTCCAAGGATCTGGCTGGGAATTGTTGAATTGTGGATCCTAACAGAAAATCGACTAGCTCTTTCCATCTGCAGCATTCACCTATTTGACCGCACCTGCGGcaccacccaccacctctccACCAGAGAGCTGGGCATAGGGTTTGTGGCCATTTGACCCCAGTGAGGTAACAAACTTGTACCACAGACAGGACTTGCATCCTGTCTCCTAcccctctgcccagccttcaGTCTCCAGAGACCCCTAGATATTGCTCACCCTTTCAGCTCTTAATGATGGCTTGGAAAAGACTGGAGGATTTGTAAGGGGGTCTCTCTGCTCCAGAAAAACAGGGTGGTGTCTCTTGCCCCACTTCTGGGTACAAAGGCACGTCTGCTCTCCTGGCTGTTCCAGAGAGAAGTGCATACACGCACAGCTGGCAATGTCATCTTCTGTCGGCCACTAAGCCTGCCAGAAGACACTACGCTGGGCTCTTTTAGCAGTGCATGCGGCCCTGGGCTGAGCGCACGTTGAGCCTGCAGCACTTAACAGGGCATCCAGCATGTTAAGGGTGTCTGTCTCACAACGCACTTAACACCTAGAAGCAGCATGACGAAGTGCTAGGCAGCTTGGTCAGAGCTGCTGGGTGTCTACACA is a genomic window containing:
- the LOC138064144 gene encoding ciliary microtubule inner protein 2B-like; protein product: MAAAFAPKRSQVLMTPKPHYIPGYTGYCPHYKFSMGKTYGQQTSQLLTSPEVLRSCQLVLQPTRWSCRGTEPQNLPGKPGACCGAGTQSLSSIIIPGYTGFIPRAQCFFAKTYSEICKEARSDFAKQRLRAAGKEQAWLKTRTLLQDPTQESNVRRAGDLTADPLGPGCHQGHPAAAAALAASAPYALLHTFQPQCSPYSMEDDDPQKYFISGFTGFVPRARFLIGTGYPITTNRALVEFSQMALKKGDRSETKEGSTILPPLGKTYPRETGLPPHYTGYVPGYKFQFGHTYGHLTNNALSVSTVKKQMPD